The Prunus persica cultivar Lovell chromosome G8, Prunus_persica_NCBIv2, whole genome shotgun sequence genome includes a region encoding these proteins:
- the LOC18766811 gene encoding probable arabinose 5-phosphate isomerase, which translates to MGSLPPFSADFINPHSLSNRKTTTATQSSSSSCIDETTLLNLFKSQQSHLNFFFQHLDLSQTLSFTRTLLLQSSAGATVFFSGVGKSGFVAHKISQTLVSLGIRSGFLSPLDALHGDIGALSKSDVLVLFSKSGTTEELLRLVPCAKAKGAFLISVTSVDGNALAAVCDMNVYLPLERELCPFDLAPVTSTAIQMVFGDTVAIALMGAKNLTKEQYAANHPAGRIGKHLIFKVKDVMKKEDELPVCKEGDMIMEQLVELTSKGCGCLLVIDDDHHLIGTFTDGDLRRTLKASGEAIFKLTVGEMCNRNPRTIGADAMAVDAMQKMEAPPSPVQFLPVINGQNQVIGIVTLHGLVSAGL; encoded by the exons ATGGGTTCTCTCCCACCTTTTTCCGCAGACTTCATCAACCCACATTCTCTATCCAATCGcaaaacaacaacagcaacccaatcttcttcctcctcctgcATTGACGAAACTACCCTCCTCAACCTCTTCAAATCCCAACAGAGCCacctcaacttcttcttccagCACCTTGACCTCTCCCAAACCCTATCTTTCACCCGCACCCTCCTCCTCCAGTCCTCCGCTGGTGCCACCGTCTTCTTCTCCGGTGTCGGCAAGTCCGGCTTCGTTGCCCACAAGATCTCCCAGACCCTCGTCTCCCTCGGCATCCGCTCCGGCTTCCTCTCCCCACTCGACGCCCTCCACGGCGACATCGGCGCCCTCTCTAAAAGCGACGTATTGGTCCTCTTCAGCAAGTCCGGTACCACCGAGGAGCTCCTCCGCCTCGTCCCCTGCGCCAAGGCCAAGGGCGCCTTCCTCATCTCCGTCACCTCCGTCGACGGCAATGCCCTCGCCGCCGTCTGCGACATGAACGTGTATTTACCCTTGGAGAGAGAGCTCTGCCCCTTCGATTTGGCTCCGGTCACCTCCACCGCCATTCAGATGGTCTTCGGCGACACCGTTGCGATCGCGCTCATGGGCGCCAAAAATCTCACCAAGGAACAGTACGCCGCCAATCACCCCGCCGGTCGGATCGGCAAGCATCTCATCTTCAAG GTGAAAGATGTgatgaagaaagaagatgagCTTCCGGTTTGCAAGGAAGGAGATATGATAATGGAGCAGCTGGTGGAGCTGACGAGCAAAGGCTGCGGGTGCCTGCTTGTGATCGACGATGACCATCACCTGATCGGCACATTCACTGACGGCGATCTGCGTCGAACTCTGAAGGCGAGCGGGGAAGCCATCTTCAAGCTCACGGTTGGGGAAATGTGCAACAGAAACCCTAGAACCATCGGTGCAGACGCCATGGCCGTCGACGCCATGCAGAAGATGGAAGCTCCTCCGTCCCCGGTCCAGTTCTTGCCCGTTATCAATGGCCAGAATCAAGTGATTGGGATTGTCACTTTGCATGGACTGGTCTCAGCTGGTCTCTGA